From a single Lolium rigidum isolate FL_2022 chromosome 7, APGP_CSIRO_Lrig_0.1, whole genome shotgun sequence genomic region:
- the LOC124673864 gene encoding agmatine deiminase-like, with product MVKVMAGCPAKMGFRMPAEWEPHEQCWMGWPERPDNWRENAGPARIIFARTAIAISKFEPVTICASAEQYPHVHELMEHQPNIRVVEMSMNDSWFRDTGPTFIVRKGGPEPGLTEQTVAGIDWEFNAWGGVDDGCYDDWSLDNNVAKKIVEIERIPRFPHTMVLEGGSIHVDGEGTCITTEECLLNPNRNPNMTRQDIENELKDFLGVTKIIWIPQGLYGDEDTNGHVDSLCCFIRPGVVLLAWTNDENDPQYEISVRALSTLTQSVDAKGRQIEVVKIHVPGPLYVTKEEGDGVDATGHAVPREPGKRLPASYVNFYPTNGGIIAPAFCDKQRDDEAREVLQKAFPDHEVVMVEGAREIVLGGGNIHCITQQQPARPS from the exons ATGGTGAAGGTCATGGCGGGGTGCCCGGCGAAGATGGGGTTCCGGATGCCGGCGGAGTGGGAGCCGCACGAGCAGTGCTGGATGGGCTGGCCC GAGCGTCCGGACAACTGGCGGGAGAATGCTGGTCCAGCTCGTATAATATTTGCAAGAACTGCAATTGCCATATCAAAGTTTGAGCCCGTGACCATTTGTGCGAGTGCCGAACAG TATCCTCATGTCCACGAACTGATGGAACACCAGCCGAACATCAGGGTGGTCGAGATGAGCATGAATGATTCCTGGTTTCGTGATACTGGTCCCACT tttattgTCCGTAAAGGTGGACCAGAACCAGGACTCACAGAGCAAACAGTAGcgggaattgattgggaatttaaCGCCTGGGGAG GAGTCGATGATGGTTGCTATGATGATTGGAGTCTTGATAATAATGTTGCCAAGAAA ATAGTTGAGATAGAGAGGATCCCTAGGTTTCCACACACAATGGTTCTTGAGGGTGGAAGCATTCATGTAGATGGAGAAG GTACATGCATTACAACAGAAGAATGCTTGTTAAACCCTAACCGAAACCCCAACATGACTAGACAAGATATAGAGAATGAGCTGAAGGATTTTCTTGGAGTCACAAAGATCATTTGGATACCTCAGGGACTGTATG GTGATGAGGATACAAATGGGCATGTTGACAGTTTATGCTGTTTTATTAGACCTGGTGTCGTCCTCTTGGCGTGGACTAATGATGAGAATGACCCACAGTATGAAATATCAGTTAGGGCACTATCAACTCTCACTCAGTCCGTCGATGCGAAAGGACGGCAAATAGAGGTGGTAAAGATCCACGTGCCAGGGCCTTTATACGTTACAAAGGAAGAGGGGGATGGTGTTGATGCAACG GGGCATGCTGTACCGAGGGAACCAGGCAAGAGACTGCCTGCCTCATACGTGAACTTCTACCCAACAAATGGCGGGATCATAGCACCTGCTTTTTGCGATAAGCAGCGGGACGACGAAGCGCGTGAGGTTCTCCAGAAGGCATTTCCTGATCATGAG GTTGTGATGGTGGAAGGCGCCAGAGAGATCGTGCTGGGAGGTGGGAACATACACTGCATCACGCAGCAGCAGCCGGCGCGCCCGTCATAG
- the LOC124679281 gene encoding omega-hydroxypalmitate O-feruloyl transferase-like: MGAEAKHISVAMAESKAQLMSVKRGEPTLVAPASATPTGEQYYLSNLDQNIAVIVQTVYCFKCPSGRGHEGAADALRAALARVLVHYHPLAGRLGISPEMKLTVECTGEGAPFVEADAACDLADIGDLSTPDPAALGQLVYSVPGAKNILEMPPITAQVTRFKCGGFSLGLAMNHCMFDGLGAMEFVNSWAEMARGAAELTVPPFMDRTLLRARDPPVISFPHREFDEIADVSGMAALYGGQELVYRSFCFDPDRLERVRALALAGGDLERCTTFEALSGLVWRARTAALGLAPEQQTKLLFAVDGRRRFVPPLPKGYFGNGIVLTNALATAGDLLASPVSRAAGMVQEAVRMVTDEYMRSAVDYFEATRARPSLASTLLITTWSRLAFDGADFGWGEPAMSGPVMLPEKEVILFLAHGKERKSINVLLGLPASAMDAFKELMDEI, translated from the exons ATG ggtgcggaggcgaagCATATCAGCGTGGCCATGGCGGAGAGCAAGGCGCAGCTGATGTCGGTGAAGCGCGGCGAGCCGACGCTGGTGGCGCCGGCGTCGGCGACGCCTACGGGGGAGCAGTACTACCTATCGAACCTGGACCAGAACATCGCGGTGATCGTGCAGACGGTGTACTGCTTCAAGTGCCCGTCGGGCCGCGGCCACGAGGGCGCCGCCGACGCGCTCCGCGCCGCGCTGGCCCGCGTGCTCGTGCACTACCACCCGCTGGCCGGCCGCCTCGGCATCAGCCCGGAGATGAAGCTGACCGTGGAGTGCACCGGCGAGGGCGCGCCCTTCGTGGAGGCCGACGCCGCCTGCGACCTGGCCGACATCGGCGACCTCTCCACCCCGGACCCCGCCGCCCTGGGCCAGCTCGTCTACTCCGTCCCCGGCGCCAAGAACATCTTGGAGATGCCGCCCATCACGGCTCAG GTGACCAGGTTCAAATGTGGCGGCTTCAGCCTCGGGCTGGCCATGAACCACTGCATGTTCGACGGCCTGGGCGCCATGGAGTTCGTCAACTCCTGGGCCGAGATGGCGCGCGGCGCCGCGGAGCTCACCGTGCCACCATTCATGGACCGCACCCTGCTGCGCGCGCGCGACCCTCCGGTCATCTCCTTCCCGCACCGCGAGTTCGACGAGATCGCCGACGTCTCGGGAATGGCGGCGCTGTACGGCGGGCAGGAGCTGGTCTACCGCTCCTTCTGCTTCGACCCGGACAGGCTGGAGCGCGTGCGCGCCCTcgccctcgccggcggcgacctcGAGCGCTGCACCACCTTCGAGGCGCTCTCGGGCCTCGTCTGGCGCGCGCGCACTGCCGCGCTGGGGCTCGCCCCGGAGCAGCAGACGAAGCTGCTGTTCGCCGTGGACGGGCGCCGCCGCTTCGTGCCGCCGCTCCCGAAGGGCTACTTCGGGAACGGCATCGTGCTAACCAACGCGCTGGCGACGGCCGGTGACCTGCTGGCGTCGCCGGTGTCGCGCGCCGCGGGGATGGTGCAGGAGGCCGTGCGGATGGTGACGGACGAGTACATGCGGTCGGCGGTGGACTACTTCGAGGCGACGCGCGCGCGGCCGTCGCTGGCGTCGACGCTGCTCATCACGACGTGGTCGAGGCTCGCGTTCGACGGCGCCGACTTCGGCTGGGGAGAGCCGGCCATGTCCGGGCCCGTGATGCTGCCGGAGAAGGAGGTCATACTATTCCTCGCGCACGGCAAGGAGAGGAAGAGCATTAACGTCCTGCTCGGCCTGCCGGCGTCCGCCATGGATGCCTTCAAAGAGCTCATGGACGAGATATGA